One genomic window of Hyperolius riggenbachi isolate aHypRig1 chromosome 7, aHypRig1.pri, whole genome shotgun sequence includes the following:
- the NEUROD1 gene encoding neurogenic differentiation factor 1, with protein MTKSYRDNGLIMSDTQGSRGWVDECLSSQDEHDMEKKDDELEALRDEDDDSVNHQNGEENEDEEGMDDDDDDDDDDEEDDEGDDDQKPKRRGPKKKKMTKARVERFKVRRMKANARERNRMHGLNAALDNLRKVVPCYSKTQKLSKIETLRLAKNYIWALSEILRSGKSPDLVSFVQTLCKGLSQPTTNLVAGCLQLNPRTFLPEQNQDMPTHMQAASASFPLHPYPYQSPGLPSPPYGTMDSSHMFHVKPHSYGAALEPFFESTVTDCTTSPSFDGPLSPPLSVNGNFSFKHEPSAEFDKNYAFTMHYPAASIAAAQSHGPLFSSTAPRCEIPIDSIMSFDGHTHHERVMSAQLNAIFHD; from the coding sequence ATGACCAAGTCCTATCGAGATAATGGTCTGATCATGTCCGACACCCAAGGGTCCAGAGGTTGGGTGGACGAGTGCTTGAGCTCTCAAGATGAGCACGACATGGAGAAGAAGGATGACGAGCTAGAGGCTCTTAGGGATGAAGATGATGACTCTGTCAATCACCAGAACGGGGAAGAGAATGAGGACGAGGAAGGCATGGATGATGATGACGacgacgatgatgatgatgaagaagacgaTGAAGGAGATGACGACCAGAAACCTAAGAGACGTGGccccaagaagaagaagatgactaAAGCCAGGGTAGAGCGGTTTAAAGTGAGACGCATGAAGGCCAACGCTAGGGAAAGGAACCGCATGCATGGCCTCAACGCTGCTCTGGACAATCTGCGCAAGGTTGTCCCCTGTTACTCTAAAACGCAAAAACTGTCCAAAATCGAGACTTTGCGCCTGGCCAAAAACTACATCTGGGCTCTGTCTGAGATTCTGAGGTCCGGGAAAAGTCCAGACCTGGTGTCGTTTGTGCAGACACTTTGCAAAGGCTTGTCCCAGCCCACGACTAACCTGGTGGCCGGGTGCCTTCAGCTGAACCCCAGAACTTTTCTTCCAGAGCAGAACCAGGATATGCCAACACATATGCAAGCAGCCAGCGCTTCCTTCCCCCTACATCCCTATCCGTACCAGTCCCCTGGTCTTCCCAGCCCTCCTTACGGTACCATGGACAGCTCCCACATGTTTCACGTCAAGCCCCACTCGTATGGTGCTGCGCTGGAGCCCTTCTTTGAAAGCACCGTCACAGACTGCACGACCAGCCCCTCGTTTGACGGCCCCCTCAGCCCTCCCCTGAGTGTTAACGGGAACTTCTCATTCAAACACGAGCCTTCAGCGGAGTTTGATAAAAATTATGCCTTTACCATGCACTACCCAGCGGCCAGCATAGCGGCAGCGCAAAGTCACGGCCCCCTGTTCTCCAGTACTGCCCCACGCTGTGAGATCCCTATAGACAGCATCATGTCCTTTGACGGCCATACCCACCACGAAAGAGTCATGAGTGCCCAGCTAAACGCCATCTTTCACGATTAA